A region of Vitis vinifera cultivar Pinot Noir 40024 chromosome 13, ASM3070453v1 DNA encodes the following proteins:
- the LOC132254871 gene encoding blue copper protein 1a-like has product MASKRFVGAIAILAFVLPVVGMASEFTVGDDQGWTINFDYEAWAKDKVFQVGDELFFKYTAGRHNVFKVNGTAFTNCTMPPANEALTTGNDVITMATPGRKWYICGVNDHCANYGQKLAITVLEELASPAPAPSIPTAPASSSPHGIFGSG; this is encoded by the exons ATGGCTTCTAAGCGGTTTGTTGGCGCCATAGCAATCTTGGCATTTGTTCTTCCAGTTGTGGGCATGGCATCAGAGTTTACTGTTGGAGATGACCAAGGATGGACCATCAATTTCGACTATGAAGCCTGGGCCAAGGACAAAGTATTTCAAGTTGGAGATGAACTAT TCTTCAAATACACGGCGGGACGGCACAATGTCTTCAAAGTGAATGGTACGGCCTTCACGAACTGCACTATGCCACCAGCAAATGAAGCTCTTACCACTGGAAATGATGTAATTACAATGGCCACCCCTGGAAGGAAGTGGTACATTTGTGGTGTAAACGACCATTGCGCCAACTATGGACAGAAGCTTGCCATCACTGTATTGGAAGAGTTGGCATCTCCTGCACCGGCCCCCTCCATCCCCACAGCACCAGCATCTAGCTCTCCTCATGGGATCTTTGGGTCCGGGTAG